One Kribbella sp. NBC_00662 genomic region harbors:
- a CDS encoding response regulator translates to MIRLLIADDHPVVRDGLSGMFAAEPGFEVVGQAGDGAEAIQLAETLRPDVILMDLQMPGMNGLAAISELTGRGVTARILVLTTYDTDGYVVPAIEAGATGYLLKDAPRDELLRAVRAAADGTSVLAPSVANTLMNHVRTPPTPDIVSPRELEVLELVAAGNTNREIAAHLFISEATVKTHLLNLYAKLEVPDRASAVAEAFRRGLLKASS, encoded by the coding sequence ATGATCCGGCTGCTGATCGCGGACGACCACCCGGTGGTCCGGGACGGACTGAGCGGGATGTTCGCGGCCGAGCCCGGGTTCGAGGTGGTCGGTCAGGCGGGCGACGGCGCGGAGGCGATCCAGCTGGCCGAGACGCTGCGGCCGGACGTGATCCTGATGGACCTGCAGATGCCTGGCATGAACGGGCTCGCCGCGATCAGCGAGCTCACCGGGCGCGGCGTGACGGCGCGGATCCTCGTGCTGACGACGTACGACACCGACGGGTACGTCGTACCCGCGATCGAGGCGGGCGCTACCGGCTACCTCCTCAAGGACGCACCACGGGACGAACTCCTGCGCGCGGTCCGCGCCGCGGCGGACGGGACGTCCGTGCTCGCGCCGTCGGTGGCGAACACATTGATGAACCATGTCCGCACACCGCCCACACCCGACATCGTCAGCCCGCGCGAGCTCGAGGTGCTCGAACTGGTGGCCGCCGGCAACACCAACCGCGAGATCGCCGCCCACCTGTTCATCAGCGAGGCGACGGTCAAGACGCACCTGCTCAACCTCTACGCCAAGCTCGAAGTACCGGACCGCGCGTCGGCTGTCGCCGAGGCGTTCAGGCGCGGCCTGCTCAAGGCTTCCAGCTAG
- a CDS encoding FMN-binding negative transcriptional regulator, producing the protein MYVPKHFAPDDDAVQELLASHGAADLITMTPDGLVATMLPFSYDRSRNVLLGHVARNNDHWQREVIGDALVIMRGPNAYVSPTWYASKQEHGRVVPTWNYVTAHVYGELTVHDDAAWVEDVVRRLSDLHELGRAHPWSVDDAPEKYVQGQLRAIVGVELAIHRIEAKFKLSQNRPDADIDGVIDGLRADGDDRSADAVARHRP; encoded by the coding sequence ATGTACGTTCCCAAGCACTTCGCCCCCGACGACGACGCGGTACAGGAACTGCTGGCCAGTCACGGCGCCGCTGATCTGATCACGATGACGCCGGACGGTCTGGTGGCGACGATGCTGCCGTTCAGCTACGACCGCTCTCGCAACGTGCTGCTCGGACACGTTGCCCGCAACAACGATCACTGGCAGCGCGAGGTGATCGGCGACGCGCTGGTGATCATGCGCGGCCCGAACGCGTACGTCTCGCCGACCTGGTACGCCTCCAAGCAGGAGCACGGCCGCGTCGTACCGACCTGGAACTACGTCACCGCACACGTCTACGGCGAGCTGACAGTGCACGACGACGCGGCCTGGGTCGAGGACGTCGTACGGCGGTTGTCGGACCTGCACGAGCTCGGCCGGGCCCATCCGTGGTCGGTGGACGATGCGCCCGAGAAGTACGTGCAGGGACAGCTGCGGGCGATCGTCGGTGTCGAGCTCGCGATCCACCGGATCGAGGCGAAGTTCAAACTCAGCCAGAACCGGCCGGACGCGGACATCGACGGCGTGATCGACGGCCTGCGCGCGGACGGCGACGACCGCTCCGCCGACGCGGTCGCACGACACCGGCCCTAG
- a CDS encoding ABC transporter permease, translating into MATLAVTRPLAVRRVGGWLGKIPYVVLAIYALVAAIGPLVIDYNPIRTSLDDRLLKPGSHLSTGGTAWLGTDGLGRDVLAQVVYGARTSILIGIATVLVSCVVGVTIGTVAGYFRGWLDTFLARGIDILLAFPAILLTIVIAGAFERSVPVVVIALAATAWISFARVTRSVSLSLRERAWVDAARVLGVRRTSILLRHVVPFTIGPVVALATLEFALVVLAEAGLSFLGIGLPPSAVSWGQTIANGKQYLDSAWWISALPGFALSLLIVNIGILGDQLTARYGRGQLN; encoded by the coding sequence ATGGCCACGCTCGCGGTGACCCGTCCGCTCGCCGTCCGCCGGGTCGGCGGCTGGCTCGGCAAGATCCCGTACGTCGTACTCGCGATCTACGCACTGGTCGCGGCGATCGGCCCGCTGGTGATCGACTACAACCCGATCCGTACCTCCCTCGACGACCGGCTGCTCAAGCCCGGTTCGCACCTGTCCACCGGCGGCACCGCCTGGCTCGGCACGGACGGTCTCGGCCGCGACGTCCTCGCCCAGGTCGTGTACGGCGCCCGGACGTCGATCCTGATCGGTATCGCGACCGTCCTGGTCTCGTGCGTCGTCGGCGTCACGATCGGCACCGTCGCCGGGTACTTCCGCGGCTGGCTCGACACGTTCCTTGCCCGGGGCATCGACATCCTCCTGGCCTTCCCGGCGATCCTGCTGACGATCGTGATCGCCGGCGCGTTCGAGCGCAGCGTGCCGGTGGTGGTGATCGCGCTGGCGGCGACGGCCTGGATCTCGTTCGCCCGGGTCACCCGCAGCGTCTCGCTCTCGTTGCGGGAACGAGCCTGGGTCGACGCGGCCCGCGTGCTCGGCGTCCGGCGTACGTCGATCCTGCTGCGCCACGTCGTACCGTTCACGATCGGTCCGGTGGTCGCGCTGGCCACGCTCGAGTTCGCGCTCGTGGTGCTGGCCGAGGCCGGACTGAGCTTCCTCGGCATCGGGCTGCCGCCGTCGGCGGTGTCCTGGGGACAAACCATTGCCAACGGCAAGCAGTACCTGGACAGCGCGTGGTGGATCTCGGCTCTGCCGGGATTCGCCCTGTCGCTGCTGATCGTCAACATCGGCATCCTCGGTGACCAGCTCACCGCCCGTTACGGACGCGGACAGCTCAACTGA
- a CDS encoding sensor histidine kinase yields MSEQVWPVRLTVVPYVLLACIAAVTILIKREQPGSLTVDLVLCALIGLWTLLMFTLRPAWRTRSGPMAIFIAGFVLLLAVLVVRDPWFGFLTPAGYFYTFVLLSWPVELIGIGAVAVIAGWAQSYDIPKTDVLGLLGCAAVIGVNVAGMCLAAWLGRRDEVLSQQRQDAVDALTETNRRLEATLAENADLHEQLLTQAREAGIIDERQRMAREIHDTLAQGLTGIVTQLQAAEHADDWRRHVSTAVGLARESLTEARRSVHALRPQPLQSATLSEAIADVVRRWSALHGIDVQLTTTGTPRVMTPEAESTLLRATQEALVNVAKYAQATRVGVTLSYMEKEVALDVRDDGVGFDPSRSTTSMGGGFGLVAMRQRVEALNGTLEIESEPGSGTAISATVPLPGASG; encoded by the coding sequence ATGAGCGAGCAGGTGTGGCCGGTGCGGTTGACGGTGGTGCCGTACGTGCTTCTTGCGTGCATCGCCGCCGTCACCATCCTGATCAAGCGCGAACAGCCCGGGTCGTTGACCGTCGACCTGGTGCTGTGCGCGCTGATCGGGCTGTGGACGCTGCTGATGTTCACGCTCCGGCCGGCCTGGCGGACCCGGTCCGGCCCGATGGCGATCTTCATCGCCGGATTCGTCCTGCTGCTCGCCGTCCTCGTGGTCCGCGATCCGTGGTTCGGGTTCCTCACGCCGGCCGGGTACTTCTACACCTTCGTCCTGCTGTCGTGGCCCGTCGAGCTGATCGGGATCGGAGCCGTCGCGGTCATCGCGGGCTGGGCGCAGTCGTACGACATTCCCAAGACCGACGTGCTCGGCCTGCTCGGCTGCGCCGCTGTGATCGGTGTGAACGTGGCCGGCATGTGTCTGGCGGCGTGGCTCGGCCGGCGCGACGAAGTACTGAGCCAGCAGCGACAGGATGCGGTCGACGCGCTGACCGAGACCAACCGCCGACTCGAGGCCACCCTCGCCGAGAACGCGGACCTCCACGAGCAGCTCCTGACCCAGGCGCGCGAGGCCGGGATCATCGACGAGCGGCAGCGGATGGCCCGCGAGATCCACGACACGCTCGCGCAGGGGCTGACCGGGATCGTCACCCAGCTCCAGGCTGCCGAGCACGCCGACGACTGGCGGCGGCACGTGTCGACCGCGGTCGGCCTGGCCCGCGAGAGCCTGACCGAGGCGCGACGCTCGGTCCACGCGCTGCGTCCACAGCCGCTCCAGTCGGCGACGTTGAGCGAAGCGATCGCGGACGTCGTACGGCGGTGGTCGGCGCTGCACGGTATCGACGTACAGCTGACCACCACCGGCACGCCGCGGGTGATGACACCCGAGGCGGAGTCGACTCTGCTCCGTGCGACCCAGGAGGCGCTCGTGAACGTGGCGAAGTACGCGCAGGCGACCCGGGTGGGTGTGACGCTGTCGTACATGGAGAAGGAGGTCGCGCTGGACGTCCGCGACGACGGGGTCGGTTTCGATCCGTCCCGCAGTACGACGTCCATGGGCGGCGGGTTCGGGCTGGTCGCGATGCGCCAGCGGGTCGAGGCGCTGAACGGGACGCTCGAGATCGAGTCCGAGCCGGGCTCCGGTACGGCGATCTCCGCGACCGTGCCGCTGCCGGGAGCGTCGGGATGA
- a CDS encoding LacI family DNA-binding transcriptional regulator, translating into MSRTPAKRPTQADIARLAGVSQATVSLVLNERDASIRISPATRERVLTVMREWGYVANASARSLAGGRNKIIGVYTFEPVFPTSGVDFYFPFLLGMEQEAAELGYDLLLFTSAGGERQIFRDGSTRLWHADGALLLGRDPNVEEIERLRDSGYPFVYVGHREVSGPPVSYVAADYAGATQQLTERLFELGHQRVAYARIGNGGAQPSRDREGGFRQATPYQHLAGPVWTLDSVAEVDGLVEELQRGGITAVLAEQQLLAEELLVCATRRGLTIPDDLSVVELGDSTGARHDGTPWTGLIVPREQMGRQAMGLLVQLLEAPDSGARSESVPCGFAPGATVGPLKELP; encoded by the coding sequence TTGAGTCGGACACCGGCGAAGAGACCCACGCAGGCCGATATCGCCCGGCTCGCCGGGGTCAGCCAGGCGACCGTTTCGCTGGTGCTCAACGAGCGCGACGCGAGCATCCGGATCAGCCCGGCGACCCGCGAGCGGGTGCTGACCGTGATGCGCGAGTGGGGGTACGTCGCGAACGCGTCGGCCCGCTCGCTGGCCGGCGGCCGGAACAAGATCATCGGCGTCTACACGTTCGAGCCGGTCTTCCCGACCAGCGGCGTGGACTTCTACTTCCCGTTCCTGCTCGGCATGGAGCAGGAGGCGGCCGAACTGGGCTACGACCTGCTGCTGTTCACCAGCGCCGGCGGTGAGCGGCAGATCTTCCGCGATGGCTCGACCCGGCTCTGGCACGCGGACGGCGCACTGCTGCTCGGCCGCGATCCCAACGTCGAGGAGATCGAGCGACTGCGCGACTCCGGCTACCCGTTCGTGTACGTCGGCCACCGCGAGGTGTCCGGTCCGCCGGTGTCGTACGTCGCAGCCGACTACGCCGGTGCGACCCAGCAGCTCACCGAGCGGCTGTTCGAGCTGGGTCACCAGCGCGTGGCGTACGCACGGATCGGCAACGGCGGCGCGCAGCCGAGTCGTGATCGCGAAGGCGGGTTCCGCCAGGCAACGCCGTACCAGCATCTTGCCGGGCCGGTGTGGACGCTCGACTCCGTTGCGGAGGTGGACGGCCTGGTGGAGGAGTTGCAGCGTGGCGGCATCACCGCAGTGCTTGCGGAGCAGCAGTTGCTGGCTGAGGAGCTGCTGGTGTGCGCGACTCGGCGCGGTCTGACCATCCCTGATGACCTGAGTGTCGTCGAGCTGGGTGACTCGACCGGTGCGCGGCACGACGGCACTCCGTGGACCGGACTGATCGTGCCGCGCGAGCAGATGGGCCGTCAGGCGATGGGCTTACTGGTGCAACTGCTGGAAGCACCGGACTCCGGTGCGCGCAGTGAAAGCGTCCCGTGCGGGTTCGCGCCCGGTGCGACGGTCGGACCTCTCAAGGAGCTTCCATGA
- a CDS encoding pentapeptide repeat-containing protein, producing MADRRRGVPTESTIRDWDDADPSGQTYQRVLFVDSDLTEVDNHGGVFEECTFRGVRFNASTHTDAAFVNCTFVRCSLFDTTFTRCKMVGSFFDDCTYNLLKVNGGDWSFTALPGADLKGTEFTGAKFREAELTGIRAAKASLRDLDLSGASLQRADLTGADLRGSDLSTLDPLTVTLRDARIDMTQAMVVAASLGLDVRP from the coding sequence ATGGCCGACCGACGCCGGGGAGTGCCGACCGAGTCGACGATCCGGGACTGGGACGACGCGGACCCGTCCGGGCAGACCTACCAGCGGGTGCTGTTCGTCGACTCCGACCTGACCGAGGTGGACAACCACGGCGGGGTGTTCGAGGAGTGCACGTTCCGCGGCGTCCGGTTCAACGCCTCGACGCACACCGACGCCGCGTTCGTGAACTGCACGTTCGTCCGGTGCTCGCTGTTCGACACGACGTTCACCCGCTGCAAGATGGTCGGCAGCTTCTTCGACGACTGCACGTACAACCTGCTGAAGGTGAACGGCGGGGACTGGTCGTTCACCGCGCTGCCGGGTGCCGACCTCAAGGGGACCGAGTTCACCGGGGCGAAGTTCCGCGAGGCGGAGCTGACCGGGATCCGGGCCGCGAAGGCGTCATTGCGGGACCTCGACCTGTCCGGCGCCAGCCTCCAGCGGGCCGATCTGACCGGCGCCGACCTGCGCGGATCCGATCTGTCGACACTCGATCCACTGACCGTGACGCTGCGGGACGCACGCATCGACATGACCCAGGCGATGGTCGTCGCCGCCTCGCTAGGGTTGGACGTCCGGCCCTGA
- a CDS encoding glycoside hydrolase family 127 protein, which translates to MQPSPAVPTAAAVVTLRPVSEAQVTGGFWAGRMAANRAAIPLGRERLDAAGNLGNLRIAAGEASGDAQGASFRDSDVYKWLEAAAWDGSQPLADLIGTISAAQRDDGYLNSAIQVRGEEPYTHLWNSHELYCAGHLFQAAVAASRATGDTVLLDVATRFADHLADTFGPTGRPELEGHPVIESALVELYRETGNRRYLDLAKYFVDARGYGNATKPGFDPSHYGDPAHYSDRVPVRDADALEGHAVRAVYFATGATDVAIETNDAELLDAVRRQYDNMRRRKQHVTGAVGSRWDGEAFGDDYELPPDRAYAETCAAIGVLQWAWRLLLATGDSSYADQIELLLYNAILPAVSLEDADYFYVNTLHRRTGARGDVQRAPAYGRRPWFNCACCPPNVMRTFASLPAYLATSTTDGLQIHQYAASTLRAGSFAVDVDTDYPWAGRVTVTVTDAPAGDVELALRIPEWASDAIIDDKPVVAGDYARVRRVFQPGDQVVLQLPMPPRLLVSDDRVDSTRGCVAVARGPLVYALEQPDQQPGAVLEDLRLNPTAEITAKRTDVLGGITVLHSADLTLIPYYAWANRGLHPMRVWIPIR; encoded by the coding sequence ATGCAGCCATCCCCTGCGGTACCGACCGCGGCCGCGGTCGTGACATTGCGCCCGGTGTCCGAGGCGCAGGTGACGGGCGGATTCTGGGCCGGCCGGATGGCCGCCAACCGCGCCGCGATCCCGCTGGGTCGCGAGCGGCTCGATGCCGCCGGGAACCTCGGCAATCTGCGGATCGCCGCCGGCGAGGCGAGCGGTGACGCGCAGGGTGCCAGCTTCCGCGACTCCGACGTCTACAAGTGGCTGGAGGCCGCGGCGTGGGACGGCTCGCAACCGCTGGCTGACCTGATCGGGACGATCAGCGCCGCCCAGCGAGACGACGGCTACCTGAACTCGGCCATCCAAGTTCGGGGCGAGGAGCCGTACACGCACCTGTGGAACAGCCACGAGCTCTACTGCGCCGGCCACCTCTTCCAAGCCGCAGTAGCCGCATCCCGAGCCACCGGCGACACCGTGCTTCTCGACGTAGCCACCCGTTTCGCCGACCACCTGGCCGACACCTTCGGGCCGACAGGCCGCCCCGAGCTCGAAGGCCATCCGGTCATCGAATCCGCCCTCGTCGAGCTCTACCGCGAAACCGGCAACCGCCGCTACCTGGACCTGGCGAAGTACTTCGTCGACGCCCGCGGCTACGGCAACGCAACCAAACCAGGCTTCGATCCCTCCCACTACGGCGACCCGGCGCACTACTCCGACCGCGTCCCCGTCCGCGACGCCGATGCGCTGGAGGGCCACGCCGTACGCGCGGTGTACTTCGCCACCGGTGCGACCGACGTAGCGATCGAGACGAACGACGCGGAACTGCTGGACGCCGTACGCCGGCAGTACGACAACATGCGCCGGCGCAAGCAGCATGTGACCGGTGCGGTCGGCTCGCGGTGGGACGGTGAGGCGTTCGGTGACGACTACGAGCTCCCACCGGACCGTGCGTACGCCGAGACATGCGCCGCGATCGGCGTACTGCAGTGGGCCTGGCGATTGCTGCTGGCAACGGGTGACTCGTCGTACGCCGACCAGATCGAACTGCTGCTCTACAACGCGATCCTGCCGGCGGTGTCACTCGAGGACGCGGACTACTTCTACGTGAACACGCTGCACCGCCGGACCGGTGCGCGCGGTGACGTGCAGCGCGCACCGGCGTACGGGCGACGGCCGTGGTTCAACTGTGCGTGCTGTCCGCCCAACGTGATGCGGACCTTCGCCAGTCTGCCGGCGTACCTCGCCACCAGTACGACGGATGGCCTGCAGATCCACCAGTACGCCGCGAGCACGCTCCGAGCCGGATCGTTCGCCGTGGACGTCGACACCGACTACCCGTGGGCCGGCCGCGTCACGGTGACTGTCACCGACGCACCGGCCGGGGATGTCGAGCTGGCGCTGCGCATCCCGGAGTGGGCCTCCGATGCGATAATCGACGACAAGCCTGTCGTAGCCGGCGACTACGCCCGCGTACGCCGGGTCTTCCAGCCAGGCGACCAAGTCGTCCTCCAGCTACCAATGCCGCCACGGCTGCTCGTCTCTGATGACCGAGTCGACTCGACCCGCGGCTGCGTCGCCGTAGCGCGCGGTCCGCTCGTCTACGCGCTCGAGCAACCCGACCAGCAGCCTGGCGCGGTGCTGGAGGACCTGCGCCTCAACCCGACTGCAGAGATCACCGCGAAGCGCACCGACGTACTCGGTGGGATCACAGTTCTTCACTCAGCCGACCTGACTCTCATCCCCTACTACGCCTGGGCCAACCGGGGCCTGCACCCGATGCGGGTCTGGATTCCTATTCGCTGA
- a CDS encoding VanZ family protein yields the protein MLETYRGIPHLLDTWLVLTGMTLPIALSALRRPGDLMPRLAAFCMPAAFALIIAATLSPTPHRLSQIGECGTHLTTTGGLTSLQGLLNILLFVPAAGMLTLASGRPGDGIAAGVGMSAAVEAVQALIPQLGRSCQLHDLIANSIGAVCGVSLAAGLQSLTRSRYLVMTPPYVVEHAALLVVRSRRPGRHRRGTLVPANRPGTPVRYHRTNTQLSG from the coding sequence GTGCTCGAGACTTATCGCGGTATCCCGCACTTGTTGGACACCTGGCTCGTGCTCACCGGCATGACCCTGCCGATCGCCCTTTCCGCCTTGCGGCGTCCGGGCGACCTGATGCCCCGGCTGGCCGCGTTCTGCATGCCGGCGGCGTTCGCGCTGATCATCGCGGCGACGCTCAGCCCGACCCCGCACCGCCTCAGCCAGATCGGCGAGTGCGGCACGCACCTGACCACGACCGGCGGGCTGACCTCGCTCCAGGGCCTGCTGAACATCCTGCTGTTCGTCCCGGCCGCGGGCATGCTCACGCTGGCCAGCGGCCGTCCGGGCGACGGCATCGCCGCCGGGGTCGGGATGTCGGCCGCGGTCGAGGCGGTACAGGCGCTGATCCCGCAGCTCGGGCGCTCGTGCCAGTTGCACGACCTGATCGCGAACTCGATCGGTGCCGTCTGCGGAGTGAGCCTTGCCGCGGGTCTGCAGAGCCTGACCCGGAGCCGCTACCTGGTGATGACCCCGCCGTACGTCGTCGAGCACGCGGCGCTGCTCGTCGTTCGATCTCGGCGCCCCGGCCGCCATCGCCGGGGAACCCTCGTCCCGGCGAACCGGCCGGGGACGCCGGTCAGATATCACAGAACGAACACACAGTTATCCGGATAG
- a CDS encoding ABC transporter permease, with the protein MIRVVVKRLLIGVLVMWGAASLIFLIVRVAPGDPVSILLGPDATQDQIKELSASLGLHRPLAVQYVDYLGHAVRLDFGDSYRLGHPAMSEVLERLPATAELMLASTLIAVILGLTLGLLAGGRPGSVVDRVVSAAAIALQSFPTFWIGIMLILVFALALRLLPSSGSGTPQHLILPAVTMALPFTAIVARLTRTSVAETLREPYIQTAKSKGLTDRQVLLGHALRNSLLPVVTIVGLHMGGLMGGAVIVENVFSWPGLGSLVVDSVTNRDYEVVQAATFVIAGIVMLFNLAADLVYSQLDPRIRLEGS; encoded by the coding sequence ATGATTCGCGTTGTGGTCAAGCGACTGCTGATCGGCGTCCTGGTGATGTGGGGCGCCGCGTCGCTGATCTTCCTCATCGTTCGGGTCGCGCCGGGTGACCCCGTCTCGATCCTGCTCGGTCCGGACGCGACACAGGACCAGATCAAGGAGCTGAGCGCTTCACTCGGCCTGCATCGCCCGCTGGCCGTGCAGTACGTCGACTACCTCGGTCACGCCGTACGGCTCGACTTCGGCGACTCGTACCGGCTCGGGCACCCGGCGATGTCCGAAGTACTCGAACGGCTGCCGGCCACCGCGGAGCTGATGCTGGCGTCCACTCTGATCGCAGTGATCCTCGGTCTGACGCTGGGACTGCTGGCGGGCGGTCGCCCGGGCAGCGTGGTCGACCGAGTGGTGTCTGCGGCGGCGATCGCGCTGCAGTCGTTCCCGACGTTCTGGATCGGGATCATGCTGATCCTGGTCTTCGCGCTGGCGCTGCGGCTGCTGCCGAGCTCCGGCTCGGGTACTCCGCAGCACCTGATCCTCCCGGCCGTCACGATGGCGCTTCCGTTCACGGCGATCGTCGCCCGGCTGACGCGGACCAGCGTCGCCGAGACGCTGCGCGAGCCGTACATCCAGACGGCGAAGTCCAAAGGGCTCACCGATCGCCAGGTGCTGCTCGGGCACGCACTGCGCAACTCGCTGCTGCCGGTCGTCACGATCGTCGGGCTGCACATGGGCGGTCTGATGGGCGGCGCGGTGATCGTCGAGAACGTCTTCTCGTGGCCGGGACTCGGTTCGCTCGTCGTCGACTCGGTCACGAACCGCGACTACGAGGTGGTGCAGGCGGCGACGTTCGTGATCGCCGGCATCGTGATGCTCTTCAACCTGGCCGCCGATCTCGTCTACTCCCAGCTCGATCCGCGCATCCGCTTGGAGGGCAGCTGA
- a CDS encoding SDR family oxidoreductase — MGGVVVVGVGPGIGLAVARRFAREGMSAGLVARSEATVKAAAEQLGGADVLPVTADVTDEVGLRTALDRVVEAFGVPEVVVYNAALIQSDRVGDLTAQQHRDAWAVNVVGAITTAAHLAPAMAERGSGSFLITGGMPLSKPDYVSLSLGKAGVRTLVALLHQQYGAAGVHAASVTVSGGVGPGTGWEPDEIANHYWRLHQQAPADWIQEIVI, encoded by the coding sequence ATGGGTGGAGTCGTGGTGGTGGGGGTCGGGCCCGGGATCGGTCTCGCGGTGGCGCGGCGATTCGCGCGGGAAGGGATGAGCGCCGGACTGGTCGCACGGTCGGAGGCGACGGTGAAGGCGGCCGCGGAGCAGCTCGGGGGCGCCGACGTACTGCCGGTGACCGCTGATGTGACCGACGAGGTCGGCCTGCGGACTGCTCTGGATCGGGTCGTCGAGGCGTTCGGCGTACCGGAGGTCGTCGTCTACAACGCAGCGCTGATCCAGTCCGACCGGGTGGGCGACCTGACGGCGCAGCAGCACCGTGATGCCTGGGCGGTGAACGTGGTCGGAGCGATCACCACCGCCGCGCACCTCGCGCCCGCGATGGCCGAGCGGGGCAGCGGCTCGTTCCTGATCACCGGTGGGATGCCGCTGTCGAAGCCCGACTACGTGAGCCTGTCGCTGGGTAAGGCGGGTGTCCGCACGCTCGTCGCCCTCCTCCACCAGCAGTACGGCGCCGCCGGCGTCCACGCCGCGAGCGTCACCGTCAGCGGTGGCGTCGGACCGGGCACCGGCTGGGAGCCCGACGAGATCGCGAACCACTACTGGCGCCTCCATCAGCAGGCCCCTGCTGACTGGATCCAAGAGATCGTGATCTGA
- a CDS encoding endonuclease/exonuclease/phosphatase family protein encodes MADPQLRAMTWNIWWRFGPRWRERQPGILATIERFDPDVIALQEVWGADGTTQAHEFAEALGFQAVFAAPSYPRTPDPVLTPDHEGVDLGVALLSRWPITEHDAIPLPARHRSWDPVVLRTRVAHPAGPLPIVVSCLEHATTFSDDRLAQAALLADLGTDPSADGPCPSLVMGDLNAAADSAVLRPLRDVLIDAWVAGDGTPDAVTLPSTHPSAPLEAGPELVDQRIDHIFYRPGHEDQLVNVESAVIVGDAVDGIYPSDHRAVVCDFRWRHRAA; translated from the coding sequence GTGGCCGATCCACAGCTTCGCGCGATGACCTGGAACATCTGGTGGCGGTTCGGTCCCCGCTGGCGGGAGCGGCAACCGGGGATCCTGGCGACGATCGAGCGGTTCGATCCGGATGTGATCGCGCTGCAGGAGGTCTGGGGCGCCGACGGGACGACGCAGGCCCACGAGTTCGCGGAGGCCCTCGGGTTCCAGGCGGTGTTCGCGGCACCGTCGTACCCGCGAACACCCGATCCGGTGCTGACGCCGGACCACGAGGGCGTCGACCTCGGAGTCGCGCTGTTGAGCCGGTGGCCGATCACCGAGCACGACGCGATCCCGCTGCCGGCCCGCCATCGGTCCTGGGATCCGGTCGTTCTGCGGACCCGGGTGGCTCATCCGGCGGGGCCGCTGCCGATCGTGGTGTCGTGCCTGGAGCACGCGACCACCTTCAGCGACGACAGGCTGGCCCAGGCGGCACTGCTCGCCGACCTGGGCACGGACCCATCGGCCGATGGACCCTGTCCCTCGCTGGTGATGGGCGATCTGAACGCCGCGGCCGACAGCGCCGTACTGCGTCCGCTCCGCGACGTCCTGATCGACGCCTGGGTGGCCGGCGACGGTACGCCGGACGCGGTGACGCTGCCGTCGACCCATCCCTCGGCGCCGCTCGAGGCCGGCCCGGAGCTGGTCGACCAGCGGATCGACCACATCTTCTACCGGCCCGGCCACGAGGATCAGCTCGTCAACGTCGAGTCGGCCGTGATCGTAGGGGATGCCGTCGACGGCATCTACCCCTCCGACCACCGGGCCGTCGTGTGTGACTTCCGCTGGCGGCACCGGGCAGCCTGA